The nucleotide sequence CTTCTCTTAAGAACATTTCTTCCAGATAGTGTACTCATTCTCTTTCTGAAACCATGCTCTTTCTTTCTCTGTCTCTTTTTTGGTTGATATGTCATGAACATCCTAACTGCACCCCCTTTATCGCTGGTGTTTATAGCAATTATCTTACTATCAAATTAGATAATTATAGTTTTACCTTATAATTATATCTGTACACATTATTTATGTCAAGAATGAAGATTTTTCTAAGTTTGATGCCTTAACTGTTGATATGTTTATTAATATAACCTTTTTTTGTGGATAACTTCTTGAATACATGTGCACCTTTTGATATTATTAAGATACAGCTGTGAATAACTTTTATATTGTACAAGTTAT is from Clostridium thermarum and encodes:
- the rpmH gene encoding 50S ribosomal protein L34; translated protein: MFMTYQPKKRQRKKEHGFRKRMSTLSGRNVLKRRRQKGRKRLTA